Below is a window of Paraburkholderia kururiensis DNA.
TCGTTCGAAGGCTACACGCCCGAATTCCAGATCAACCAGGCGCTGGTCGATTCCGTGTGCGGCCCGGACACGCTGATCATGCACCCGCTGCCGCGCGACAGCCGACCCGGCGCCAACGATCTTTCAACGGACCTCAACCACGACTCGCGCCTCGCCATCTTCCGGCAGACCGACAACGGCATTCCGGTGCGCATGGCGATCTTCGCGGTGCTGCTTGGTGTGGAGAAACTGGTCCAGCATTCGATGCGCGATGCGACGTGGAAGCGGCCCGCGTGGCTCGGGCCCGACGACGCCATCTTCCACGGCATCGACTGACACCTGGCTTAGGCGGGGCGCTTCGATGCGCCCCGCTCGCTGCTTAGTGATGCAGGAAGATCGGAGCCGAGTACGGCGACACTTGCCGCTCAGCAGGCTGACCCGATTGCGACGAGCCCGCCACCGTGCCGCCATAAGCCTGCGCGTCACCGTTCTGCGCGGCTACACGTGCCTGAGCGGCCTGCAGTTGCGACGGATAGTCGGTACGGTCGCCGGAAGGGTTGTAGCCGGCCTTTTCCAGTTGCACCAGTTCGGCGCGAACCTGCGCACGCGTCACAGGCGCATTCGATTGCGCGAACGAAGCCACCGGCGCGGCGATAGCAAGGGCGATTACTACAGACTTGACGAGCGATTTCATGATGAACCTCCTAAGTTTGTTGTCCGGCAAGCTCCAGACCGTTCGTTGTTTGTCTGAAGCTGTTAGATAGCAGTGTAGGAGTTGAGCCATCGCAGTTAAACGGGCCTTCGCTGAAATCACTATTTTGCGTGGCGAGATAATCGCGTCGCGCAAAATAGCCTGCAAACGAGCCCCCAAACGAGCCCTCAAACGGAAAAGCCCGTCCCTCCCGATAACCGGGAGTGACGGGCCTGATCCTTCAGCCTGCGCCTTCCAATACCGCACAAACACAAGCGCCGGCCGATTCATCCGGCCGGCGCTTCGTGCATCAATGACGCACGAAGATCGGCGCCGAGTACGACGACACTTGCATGTCGGTGGCCTGGCCCGATTGCGACGAACCCGTCACCGTGCCGCCATAACCCTGCGCATCGGCGTTCTGCGCGGCCACGCGCGCTCGCGCTGCCTGCAGCCGTGCCGGATAGTCGACGCGGTCCGAAACCGGGTTGTAGCCGGCCTTCTCCAGTTGCACCAGTTCCGCGCGAAGTTGAGCGCGCGTGACGGGCGCATTCGATTGCGCGAACGAAGCCACGGGAGCGGCGACAGCAAGGGCGATAACCACGGACTTGATGAGCGATTTCATGATGAACCTCCAAAGTTTGTTTATCAGGTAAGCCGCAGACCGTGTTTGTCTGAAGCTGTTGGATGCCAGTGTAGGAGTTGCGCGGTCCGCGTTAAACGGGCCGCGCCTGAAATCACTGTTTTTGCGATCGATACAATCGGCGCCTTCGCGCTACGGTCAGGCAACGGCCGGAAAATCGATGACCGTGTCGTTCACGCGGTTCACGAGGTTCGTGAACGTGATCGACGCAATCGCGAGATTGATCTCGATCACCTGGCGTTCCGTGTAGCCGGCGGCGCGAATCGCTTCCACCGCTTCGGCGGGTACCGTGCCGCGCGTGCCCACCAGCGTGCGCACATATGTCACGAGCGCGTCGCGCTTCGCGTCGCCGGTCGCTGCACCCGAACGCGCCTGCTTCGTCTGTTCGGCCGACAATCCCGCGAGCTTGCCCATCAGCGTGTGTGCAGCCACACAGTAATCACAGCCCGCGTATTCGCTCACCACGAGCTTGATGACTTCGATATCGGACTTGCCGAGCGTGCTCGCGGCCACCGCGGCATCGAACGCGAGCGCTGCGGAAAGCGCTTCCGGGCTGTGCGAACCGACGGTGACGTAGGCATTCGGTACCTTGCCCACAGCCTTCTTGATCTTCGCGAAGACTTCGGCGGCGGCGCCGGTGGCGGCTTCGGGACGGATGCTGGTGAGACGGGTCATGATGTGCTCCTGAGTTGAGGGGGTGTGCCATGTCGTATGGCATGGACGTCAGTGTAGGTGCACATGGCGAGCCGTTTAATGCCACAATGGCGCACATTCATGCCCAAACGTCTCACATGGAACTACTCGACCGACTCCTCTCGCTGATGCCCGTCGCAGGACGGCTCGACGTGCGTTGCCACTTCGGCTCGCCGTGGCGGCTCGACGAGCCGCGCGCCGGCGAGTGGGAAATTCGCTACCACGTGCTGGTGCGCGGCGAAGCCATCGTCGAAATACCGGGCGCCGGGCGCGGCCGATCCGCATGGCGCATGAAGGCCGGCGACATCGTGCTGTTCCCATCCGGCAGCGCGCATGTCGTGCACGACGGCAGCGGCAAGCGGCCGCGCGCCGCGCGTGAAAAGCACGTCGATGGACTCACCATCGCGACCAACGCCAGCACGCGCGACGGCGCCGACCTCCTCTGCGGACGCTTCGTGTTGCCTGTCGTGCCGCAGCAGCTGCTACGCGACCATCTGCCGGAGCGCCTCGTGGTCAGCAGCGTGACTGAGACGATCGAGCAAGAAAAGCCCGACGAGCGCGATGCCGCCTTCGCGGCCAGCCGTCTCGCGCGACTCATCGAACTCATGCGGGAAGAAGCATTCGAACAGCGCCCAGGCTACGCAACGATCGTGAATCAGCTTTCCGGCGCGCTATTCGCGTTGACGCTGCGCTGCGCGAGCGAATCTGCCGACGCGCCGCGCGGCCTGCTCGCGCTCGCGCAGCGTCCGCGTCTGCAACCGGCCATCGCCGCGATGTTCGACGAGCCCGCGCAACCGTGGACCCTGCCCGCCCTCGCCGCGCGCTGCCACATGTCGCGTGCAACGTTCGTGCGCCACTTCGAAGAAGCGCTGGGTCGCTCGCCTGCCGAGGTGCTGACCGAAATCCGCATGACGCTCGCAGGCCGCAAGCTCGCGCAAACGCAGCTTCCGGTGGCGGAGATCGGCGAAGCGGTGGGCTATCAATCCGACGCCGCGTTCCAGCGCGTATTCAAGCGCTACGTTGGCGTGACGCCCGCGCAATGGCGCACGCAGGCGAAACGCGAAGCAGTGAACGAGAGAGCGTAGAGACAAATCGCACGTTGCCCGTGCAACGTCGCTCATTCACCGCTCATTCGCCGCTCACTCAGCTCCGCGACGTTTTCTGTCCATCACGCCAGCATGCCGCCATCTGCGTGACAGCCTCGCGCCACACCGCCGTCATGTCGAAAAAAAGCCGCTGCATCCGCTTTACTTTCGCGCGCGATCCGTGCAACGTCCGACGTTGACGCGCGGGCACGCAACGTCTGCGCGGCACTGAAATTGCTGCATCGGAACGTGCTGCGAAGCGGCTATCACGCTGTAAAAGTAGCCGCAGAAACAGCGGTGAAAGCGGCCATGAAGGCGGCTGGCATCATCCGATGCACGTGCCTGCGTCACCCCGTTCGCGGTGAAACGCAATGCGAGCGGCGTGCGCGGCGCGCCCTCTGCGTCCATCTTTCATGGAGCGAGCAGAACGTCATGTCAAGCGATCGATCCATCACGACACCCGGCGAGACCGACACGCCTGAGCACGAGGCGACGGCATCGACTCATCGGCCCGACGCCTCCGGTCTGCCCAGCCCGCCACCCAGCACTGCCCGACGCCGCTTTCTGCAATCGGCAGCGGCGGCCGCAACGATAGGCGCCGCACCGGCGCTCCGTGCGCAGGCGCCTCAGGCGGCGGCGCCCTCCACCGTGCCGCCGTCGACGTCGCCCACGCCGCCGCGCGCAGCCGTCCCGCCGCAACCTGTGCGGCTCGACATCAACGGCCGCGAGTACACGCTGCAACTCGAACCGCGCGTCACGCTGCTCGATGCGCTGCGCGAATACGCCGGACTCATGGGCACCAAGAAAGGCTGCGATCGCGGTCAATGCGGCGCATGCACGGTGCTCGCCAACGGACGCCGCATCAACGCGTGTCTCACGCTCGCCGTCATGCACGATGGCGAACGCATCACCACTGTCGAAGGCCTCGCGAACAACGGCGTGCTGAGCCCCATGCAACAGGCGTTCATCGAA
It encodes the following:
- a CDS encoding DUF4148 domain-containing protein, with the protein product MKSLVKSVVIALAIAAPVASFAQSNAPVTRAQVRAELVQLEKAGYNPSGDRTDYPSQLQAAQARVAAQNGDAQAYGGTVAGSSQSGQPAERQVSPYSAPIFLHH
- a CDS encoding DUF4148 domain-containing protein; protein product: MKSLIKSVVIALAVAAPVASFAQSNAPVTRAQLRAELVQLEKAGYNPVSDRVDYPARLQAARARVAAQNADAQGYGGTVTGSSQSGQATDMQVSSYSAPIFVRH
- a CDS encoding carboxymuconolactone decarboxylase family protein, giving the protein MTRLTSIRPEAATGAAAEVFAKIKKAVGKVPNAYVTVGSHSPEALSAALAFDAAVAASTLGKSDIEVIKLVVSEYAGCDYCVAAHTLMGKLAGLSAEQTKQARSGAATGDAKRDALVTYVRTLVGTRGTVPAEAVEAIRAAGYTERQVIEINLAIASITFTNLVNRVNDTVIDFPAVA
- a CDS encoding cupin domain-containing protein, giving the protein MELLDRLLSLMPVAGRLDVRCHFGSPWRLDEPRAGEWEIRYHVLVRGEAIVEIPGAGRGRSAWRMKAGDIVLFPSGSAHVVHDGSGKRPRAAREKHVDGLTIATNASTRDGADLLCGRFVLPVVPQQLLRDHLPERLVVSSVTETIEQEKPDERDAAFAASRLARLIELMREEAFEQRPGYATIVNQLSGALFALTLRCASESADAPRGLLALAQRPRLQPAIAAMFDEPAQPWTLPALAARCHMSRATFVRHFEEALGRSPAEVLTEIRMTLAGRKLAQTQLPVAEIGEAVGYQSDAAFQRVFKRYVGVTPAQWRTQAKREAVNERA
- a CDS encoding (2Fe-2S)-binding protein, encoding MSSDRSITTPGETDTPEHEATASTHRPDASGLPSPPPSTARRRFLQSAAAAATIGAAPALRAQAPQAAAPSTVPPSTSPTPPRAAVPPQPVRLDINGREYTLQLEPRVTLLDALREYAGLMGTKKGCDRGQCGACTVLANGRRINACLTLAVMHDGERITTVEGLANNGVLSPMQQAFIEHDAFQCGYCTPGQLCSATALLSEFSAGTASAVTDDVRARPTQLSDDEIRERMSGNLCRCGAYPNIVAAVRAVHTART